AGACGCGGCGAGCCGCCCTGACGGATCCAGTCCTGATAGCCACCAACGTACTCACGAACCTTGCCTTCGCCCTCGAAGACCAGCGTGCTGGTGACCACGTTGTCGAGGAATGCCCGGTCGTGGCTGACCATCAGTACGGTGCCGTTGAAGGTCAGCAGCACTTCTTCGAGCAGCTCGAGGGTTTCCACATCGAGGTCGTTGGTTGGTTCGTCGAGTACCAGCAGGTTGGCCGGTTTGCTGAACAGCTTCGCCAGCAACAGTCGTGCGCGCTCACCACCCGACAACGCCTTGACCGGCGTGCGCGCACGCTGCGGACTAAACAGGAAGTCGCCGAGATAGCTCAGCACGTGGCGGCTCTGCCCGTCGATGTCGATGAAGTCACGACCTTCGGCGACGTTGTCGATCACGGTTTTTTCCAGATCCAGCTGATGGCGCAACTGGTCGAAATAGGCCACGTCGATGCGCGTGCCCTCTTCGACTTTGCCGCTGGTCGGTTGCAGACCGCTGAGCATCAGTTTCAGCAGTGTGGTCTTGCCGGTACCGTTGGCGCCGAGCAGACCGATACGGTCGCCGCGCTGCAGGACCATGGAGAAATCCTTGATCAGGAACGGCCCGCCCGGGTGCGCGAAGCTCACGTTCTCCAGCACCATCACCTGCTTGCCGGATTTGTCGGCGGTTTCCAGCTGGATGTTGGCTTTGCCGGTACGCTCGCGACGCTCACTGCGCTCGACGCGCAGGGCCTTCAGCGCACGCACGCGGCCTTCGTTACGGGTACGCCGGGCCTTGATGCCCTGGCGGATCCACACTTCTTCCTGAGCCAGGCGCTTGTCGAACAGCGCATTGGCGGTTTCTTCAGCGGCCAGTGCGGCCTCTTTGTGCACGAGGAAACTGGCGTAGTCGCCGTTCCAGTCGATCAGGCCGCCGCGATCCAGTTCAAGAATGCGAGTGGCCAGGTTTTGCAAGAAGGAACGGTCGTGCGTGATGAACAGCACGGCGCCCTGGAAATCTTTCAGCGCTTCTTCGAGCCAGGCAATCGCACCGATGTCCAGGTGGTTGGTTGGTTCGTCGAGCAGCAGCAGATCCGGTTCGGACACCAGCGCCTGCGCCAGCAGGACGCGACGACGCCAGCCGCCGGACAGCTCGGCAAGGGTCTTGTCGGCCGGCAGTTGCAGGCGGCTCAGGGTGCTGTCGACCAGCGTCTGCAAGCGCCAGCCGTCACGGGCTTCGAGGTCGTGCTGGACGTGCATCAGCTTGTCCAGATCGGCGTCGGTGACGATGTTCTGGCTCAGATGGTGATATTCGGCGAGCAACGCGCCAACACCATCGAGGCCTTCAGCCACCACGTCGAATACCGTCCGGTCGTCGGCCACCGGCAATTCTTGCGGCAATTCGCCGATTTTCAGACCGGGGGCACGCCACACCGAGCCGTCATCGGGCTTCTGATCGCCCTTGACCAGTTTCATCATGCTGGACTTGCCAGTGCCGTTGCGGCCGATGATGCACACCCGCTCTCCACGGGCGATCTGCCAGGATACCTTGTCCAACAACGGCATAGCGCCGAACGCAAGGGACACATCGCTGAATTTGAGCAGGGTCATGAGCTTCTCCAAAAACCGGGGGCGCATTCTACCCGACTTGGGGCTTCAGCAGGCCGGCAATTTGTCGGTCGAAGCACTCTGCACAACATTTGTTGCGAACTTGTGCAGCGAGGCTCGCAAAGCTTTCGCCGCTTGCTGGCAAAAGGCTAAGCTACAGGCAATTCAGTGCGGATTTCGGTCAGCACTTGTCATGATTTCTCTGCCCGGATGTCTCATGCGCAGTCGCCTTCTCAGTGTTTTGTCCTGCTTGTTACTCACCGCCGCTGCCGCTCAATCCGTCCAGGCGGTGGACCTTTCCACCCAACGCCAGTATTACGATGAAGCCAAACGCGCCCTGGCCAAGGGCGATACCGGCCCGTATTTCCGCTACAGCCAGGCGCTGGCCGATTATCCGTTGGAACCGTACCTGGCCTACGACGAACTGACTGCGCGCCTGAAGACGGCGAGCAATGCGGAGATCGAGAAATTCCTCGCCGAACACGGCGACCTGCCGCAAGCCAACTGGATGAAGCTGCGCTGGTTGCGCTGGCTCGCCGACCGCGGCGACTGGGCGACCTTCGTCAAGTACTACGATCCGAAGCTGAACTTCACCGAGCTCGACTGCCTCAACGCGCAGTATCAGATCAGCCACGACAAGAAAGCCGAAGGCTATGCCAACGCGGAAAAACTCTGGCTGACCGGCAAATCGCAACCGGCCGCCTGTGACACCCTGTTCGGTATCTGGGCCGCGGACGGCCAATTGACCGAGCAGAAACGCTGGGAGCGCACCAAGCTCGCCGCGCAAGCACGCAATTATCCGCTGGCCAACAGTCTGATCAACGGCCTGACCACCCTCGCCCCGCGCGGTCGCTTGCTGGTCGACGTGGCGCAGAAACCCGAACTGCTCAATCAGCCCTCGCGCTTCACCCCGGCCGACGAGCCGATGTCCGACGTGGTTAGCCTCGGCCTGCGCCGCCTCGCCAGGCAGGACCCGGACAAGGCCATGGCCTTGCTCGACGGTTATGCCAGCAGCATGCATTTTTCTCGTGATGAAAAAGTCGCGATCGCCCGTGAGATCGGTCTGACCCTCGCGCGCCGTTTCGACAGCCGCGCCCTGGACGTGATGACCAAATACGATCCGGAGCTGCGCGACAACACCGTCTCGGAATGGCGCCTGCGCCTGCTGCTGCGTCTGGCCCGCTGGAATGATGCGTACGAGCTGACCAAACGTCTGCCGCAAGACCTGGCCACCACTAACCGTTGGCGCTACTGGCAGGCGCGCAGCCTGGAACTGGCCCAGCCACAAAACCCGCAAGCGCTGACCCTGTACAAGAATCTGGCGCGGGAACGTGACTTCTACGGCTTCCTCGCCGCAGACCGTTCACAGTCGCCTTACTCGCTGAACAACAAGCCGCTGGTGCTGAGCCAGGCACTGATCAACAAAGTGCGAAACACCCCCGGTGTACGTCGTGCGCTGGAGTTTCACGCGCGCGGGCAGATCGTCGACGGGCGTCGCGAGTGGTATCACGTCAGCCGCCATTTCAACCGCGATGAAATGGTCGCCCAGGCCAAGCTGGCCTACGACCTGAAGTGGTACTTCCCGGCGATTCGCACCATCAGTCAGGCGCAGTATTGGGACGATCTGGACATCCGCTTCCCGATGGCGCACCGCGATACCCTCGTGCGCGAAGCCAAGGTGCGTGGACTGCATTCGAGCTGGGTGTTCGCCATCACCCGGCAGGAAAGCGCCTTCATGGACGACGCGCGCTCGGGCGTCGGCGCCAGCGGTCTGATGCAATTGATGCCGGGCACCGCCAAGGAAACCGCGCGCAAGTTCAGCATTCCGCTGGCCTCGCCACAGCAAGTGCTCGATCCGGACAAGAACATCCAGCTCGGTGCCGCTTATCTGAGCCAGGTGCACAGTCAGTTCAACGGCAACCGCGTGCTCGCCTCGGCCGCTTACAACGCCGGCCCCGGACGCGTGCGTCAGTGGCTGCGCGGCGCCGATCACCTGAGCTTCGACGTCTGGGTGGAAAGCATTCCGTTCGACGAAACCCGTCAGTACGTGCAGAACGTGCTGTCGTACTCGGTGATCTATGGTCAGAAGCTCAACTCGCCACAACCGCTGGTGGATTGGCATGAGCGGTATTTTGATGATCAATAACCGGTAATCCCGGTTACGTAGGAGCTGCCGAAGGCTGCGATCTTTTGATCTTGCTTAAAAAATGCCCGCATCTGACTGCGGGCATTTTTACATCAAAAGATCGCAGCCTTCGGCAGCTCCTACGAGTCCACTGCGTGGCCATCATTAAACTGCAACGCCGCCAGCCGCGCGTACAGCGGATTGCTGGCGATCAATTGCTGGTGTGTCCCCACCGCGACCAGCTTTCCATGATCCATCACTGCAATTCGATCAGCGTTCTTCACCGTGGCCAGTCGGTGGGCGATCACCAGCGTGGTGCGGTTTTCCATCAGCGTCGGCAGGGCCTGCTGGATCAGATGCTCGCTCTGTGCATCGAGGGCGCTGGTGGCTTCATCCAGCAGCAGGATCGGCGCGTCCACCAGCAAGGCTCGGGCGATAGCCAGGCGCTGGCGCTGACCGCCTGACAGTCCAAGGCCGCCGTCGCCGAGATGAGTCTGATAGCCGTCCGGCATCTGTTCGATGAAGTCGTGGGCGTGGGCGATTCGCGCAGCTTCCTTGACCTGCGCAAGCGTGGCGGTAGGGCAGCCATAGCGAATGTTTTCCTCCACACTGCCGAAGAACAGCGCAGGGGTTTGCGAGACCAGTGCGAAACAGCGGCGCAGGTCCAGCGGATCAAGGCTGGTGAGCGGCACGCCATCGAGCAGAATCTGGCCCTCGCACGGATCGTAGAAGCGCAGCAACAGGTCGTAGATCGTGGACTTGCCCGCACCAGACGGCCCTACCAGTGCAAGGGTTTCGCCCGCCCTCACCGTCAGATCCAAGCCGTCGACGGCGTAGCTTTCTGGACGCGACGGGTAGGAAAAGCGCACTTCCCTGAGCTCAAGCTCACCTCTGATCCGCGCGGGCAGCGTCACCAATCCGCTCGTCGGTGGCTGAATGATGTTTTCCGAGCGCAGCAATTCCGCGATCCGTTCGGCGGCGCCCGCAGCGCGCTGCAGCTCACCGATCACTTCGCCCAACGTACCGAACGCACTGCCGACGATCAGGCTATAGAACACGAATGCCGCCAGCTCCCCGGCAGAGATCCGACCCGCCATCACGTCCATACCGCCGACCCACAACATCACCGCCACCGCGCCCAACACCAGCACGATCACCAGCGTGATCAACCACGCCCGCTGGAAAATGCGTTTACGCGCAGTTTCGAAAGCCTGCTCGACGGTCGAGGCGAAACGCTGCTCGTCCTGGACCTGGTGGTTGTAGGCCTGCACGGTTTTGATCTGACCGAGGGTTTCCGACACGTAACTGCCGATATCGGCGATCCGATCCTGGCTCTGGCGCGACAAATTGCGCACGCGGCGGCCAAATATGAGGATCGGCGCGATCACCAGCGGCAGTGCAATCACGACAATACTGGTCAACTTCGGATTGGTAATGAACAGCAGCACCACACCGCCGATCACCATCAGCAGATTGCGCAGGAACAGCGAGAGGGACGAGCCGATCACCGATTGCAGCAGCGTGGTATCGGCGGTCAGGCGCGACTGGATTTCCGAGCTGCGGTTGTCCTCATAAAAGCCCGGATGCAGATACACCAGGTGATTGAACACCTGACGACGAATATCGGCGACCACGCGCTCGCCGATCCACGACACCAGATAGAAACGAGCGAAAGTGCCGAGCGCCAGCCCGAGCACCAGCAGCATGAAAATGCCGATGGACTGATTGAGCAGATGCGGCGATCGGGTCATGAAACCCTGGTCTACCAACAACTTGATGCCCTGCCCCATCGACAGGGTAATGCCGGCGGTGACGATCAGCGCGAGCAAAGCGCCGAAGGCATGCCAGCGATACGGCAGGAGAAAATGACTGGTCAGGCGCAGGGCGCGCCGGTGTCGGGAAGAAAGCATGGAGATCATGGAATTCACGTCTGTGCAGATGGATCGGGCCAGCCTACAGACTCAGATGGGGTGGAACTCTGTAAATCACAATGAGTCAGGTTAAATATGCCCGGGATGTCCGGATGCTAGAAACGATTGGTCTAAGGTTGCGGTTGAGACGAGCGGTCATTTCTGTTTGAGTAGAGATGCCGCCCGCCGACAGACCGCAGGGAGTTGTCACAGCCTGGTCACGTGGCGGTTTTAACTTAGGCTCACAACCTGATGAGGAGACAGGCCATGTCCTTGCAACACAGCAGCGAAGACAAGATTGAAGTGATCCGCACCCAACCCGACCAGTCTCTGGGTTGCTCGATTATCGATAAGGACGGGCGCGAAGTACCGATCACTGAAAACATGATCCAGGACGCTTGCCGCGAACTGGAGAAGCGATTGGTCAAGCCTGCCGAACAAGAGTGATATAGCCACCGTCTTCCTGACCCGGCCCTGATTGGCCGGGTTTTTTATGCGCCTGATTTAGCTGCAAATCGTGTAGGAGCTGCCGAAGGCTGCGATCTTTTGATCTTCAAAAAGCAAGATCAAAAGATCGCAGCCTCGTTTCACTCGACAGCTCCTACAGCCAATGCCCTTATGGGACACGGATTGCCCCAAGCGCCTCGACAATCTGCCGCAACTCCGGCGCATCCCCTTCAATCCGCACCTTCAGCCCTTCGATCTCGCGTCGCACCGGATACTGCTTGCGCAACACATCAAACGCCGCACGCTGCTCAGCGACATTTCCAACGAGACTACGGCGGAAATCCGCATCATCGCGGCGCGGGTCGTACACGCCGCGGCACAACATCGCCAGCGCCCATGCCGGATCACTGTCGCCGTGCAGGGAAACTTCCGACAGCCACGGTGCGGGCAACAGATCACTCAACTGGATAACCGCAGGCTGGCTCATGAAAGCGCAGAAGGCCTGATAGATCTGCGCGGTCCCACGTTGCTTGCCGTCGAGGCTGTACCCGGCAATATGCGGCGTCGCCAATACACAAAGATCGGCCAGCGCAACATCGACTTCAGGCTCTTTTTCCCAGACGTCGAGCACTGCCTGCAGGTCTTCTCGCTCGAGCAGCACCTCACGCAGTACAGCATTGTCCACCACAGGGCCGCGCGCCGCGTTGATAAGCCATGCACCTTGCTTGAGTTGCTGCAGACGCTGTCGATCAAACAAATGCCAGGTCGCGTCGTCGCCACTACGAGTCAAAGGTGTATGCAGACTGATCACGTCGCACTGTTCGATGATCTGCTCAACGCTGACATAATCGCCGCCCTCGGCAGCCTGACGCGGCGGATCACAAACCTTTACGTTCCAGCCCAGGCCCTTCAGGACCTTGACCAAGCGACCACCGACTTCACCAGCGCCGACGACGCCGTAGGTGCGCTGAGTCAGATCAACGCCTTCGATTTCGGCCAGCGTCATCAGACTGCCCAGTACGTAATCGACCACACCCCGGGCATTGCACCCCGGCGCGCTAGACCAGCAGATGCCGGCCTCGTTGAAGTAATCCAGATCCAGATGATCGGTGCCGATGGTGCAGGTGCCGACAAAGCGCACCTTGCTGCCCTCGAGCAGCGCACGATTGACGTTGGTCACCGAACGCACCAGCAACACATCGGCCTGCTCGACCGTCGCACGGTCAATGGAGCGGCCCGGCACCCGGCGGATCTCGCCGAAACCGGCAAAAAAAGCGTCGAGCAGCGGGATATTTTCGTCGGCAACAATCAGCATGGCGGGCTCCTTGGGCGGATCGGCAGTTTAGGTGCAGACGCGTCGATCAGCCAGCAGCCTTTGCGCTTACAAATGCGCAACAGAGGATTTTTCCTGACCGGGGTGTCAGCGGCGTAGAATGCCCCGCCCCGTGCATCAATATTTTCTGGACGCTTTGCCTGTGAACCCTGTAATTGACCAACCTGTCGCTGTCTCCCTGACCCGCCCTGCGCGGATTCGTCTGGAGTTGAAAAACCTGCTCGCCCTGGCGCTGCCGATCATCATCGCGCAACTGGCGACCACGGCCATGGGCTTCGTCGACGCAGTGATGGCCGGGCGGGTCGGGCCAAAGGATCTGGCGGCAGTGGCACTGGGCAACTCGATCTGGGTGCCGGTGTTTCTGTTGATGACCGGCACCCTGCTCGCCACCACGCCGAAAGTGGCGCAACGTTTCGGCGCCGGCAAGCACAGCGAGATCGGCCCGATCGTGCGTCAGGCGCTGTGGCTGGCATTGGTGGTGGGATTGATCGCCACCTCGATGCTGGTCGCCGCTGAACCGGTGTTGCACCTGATGAAGGTCGACCCAGAGCTGATCGGCCCTTGCATGCAATACCTGCACGGCATCGCCAGCGGCTTGCCGGCGGTGGCCTTCTATCACGTGTTGCGTTGCACCAGTGACGGCATCGGCCGCACCCGCCCGGCCATGGTGCTGGGCCTGTGCGGTCTGGCATTGAACATCCCGCTGAATTACATCTTCATCTATGGCCACTTCGGCGTGCCGGCGATGGGCGGCGTCGGCTGCGGCTGGGCCACGGCGATCGTGATGTGGGTGATGGCGGTGGGGCTGGCCGGTTACGAACGCTGGGCGCCGGCCTATCGCTCGAGCGAACTGTTCGGCCGCTTCGACTGGCCGCAGTGGGCGGTGATCAAACGTCTGCTGTCGATCGGTTTGCCAATCGGCATCGCGGTGTTTGCCGAATCGAGCATCTTCGCCGTGATCGCCCTGCTGATTGGCAGCCTCGGCGCGACGGTGGTGGCCGGCCATCAGATCGCGCTCAACGTCAGTTCGCTGGTGTTCATGATCCCCTATTCGCTGGGCATGGCGGTCACCGTGCGCGTCGGCCAGGCGCTGGGCCGCGAGGAACCGCGTGAGGCGCGTTTTGCCGCCGGTGTCGGCATGGGCACCGCACTGGCCTACGCCTGCCTGTCGGCGAGCCTGATGCTGTTGCTGCGCGAGCCAATTGCGGCGATTTATACCGCTGACCCAACGGTGATTCACATTGCGGCGATGCTGATTGTCTATTCGGCGCTGTTCCAGTTTTCCGATGCAATTCAGGTCACTGCGGCTGGCGCGCTGCGTGGCTATCAGGACACTCGGGTGACGATGATCCTGACCCTGTTCGCCTATTGGGGTATTGGTCTGCCAGTCGGTTACGCGCTGGGCCTGAGCGACTGGCTCGGCGAGCCACGTGGCCCGAGCGGCTTGTGGCAGGGTCTGATTGTCGGTTTGAGCTGCGCGGCGCTGATGCTGTCGATCCGTCTGACACGCAGTGCGCGCAAGCGGATTCGGATCAGTCGTTCGGCGGGTTGATCACCCATAAAAAAGACCTGCATTTGCAGGTCTTTTTTTGCCCAGAGTCAGGACTTCTTGCGAATCCAGTACAGATAAGTGCCGGCCTCTTCATGCTGGCTAACCAGTTCATGGTCGAGGAACACACAGAACTTGGGGATGTCGCGTTTGGTCGAGGGATCGGTGGCGATCACCTTGAGCAGGCCGCCGGGTACCAGATCGCGGATGTGCTGGTGCAACATCATTACCGGCTCCGGGCAATTGAGGCCGGTGGCGTCGAGGGTGCCATCGACCGGGGTATCGATCATTTCACTCATGGTTCACTCCAGAAACTGGCCGGCATTGTCGCGCATTGCCGGGTATTCGGTCATCTGTGGCTTTACACCGCCCCCTGTAGGAGCTGCCGAAGGCTGCGATCTTTGATCCTGATCTTCAAAAACAAAGTCAAAAGATCGCAGCCTTCGGCAGCTCCTACACAGGGCTATCGCTATTTCAGCGGGATCTGGCTTTCTTGGTATCGTGCCGGCGCAAGTGGCAGGTCACTTCTTCGCGGTCGTGATACAGCTGCTTGCAGCCGATATCAACCTTGATCCCGCGAGCCTTGAAGCCATCGGCAATCCGCTCCAGCAGGCGCTTCACTTCGGCATAACGCTGTTTCATCGGCAGCTTCAGGTTGACCACCGCCTCGCGGCAATGTCCCTCGCCAATCCACTCTTCCAGCATCGCAGCGTTGCGCGCCGGTTTCTCGACGATGTCGCAGACCATCCAGTCAACCGGCTGCTTCGGCTTGAAGGTGAACCCGTCAGCCATCAGATGCTGGACCAGGCCGGTTTCCATCAGGCTTTCAGCCATCGGGCCGTTGTCGATGGCGGTGACCAGCATGCCACGGTTGACCAGTTGCCAGGTCCAGCCGCCCGGCGCGGCACCGAGGTCGACGCCAGTCATGTCGCTGTGCAGACGATCTTCCCACTGATCACGCGGAATGAAGTGGTGCCACGCCTCTTCCAGCTTCAAGGTCGAACGGCTAGGCGCTTCGCGGGGAAATTTCAGGCGTGGAATGCCCATCGGCCACATGGCCGAATTGCCGGCGTCGGCCATGCCGAGAAATACTTCGCGTCCGCTTTTGAAGGTCAGTAACAAACGCGGCTTGCTGGCGTCTTCGACCAGTTTGCCAGCGGCTGTCAGAGCCTTGCGCAGCGGGCCTTCGAACTTCTTGCAGAAGTTCGACAGTTCCTTGCCGTCATTGGTATCGACCACTTCCAGCCACAGACTGCCAAACACCGGGAAATCGGCCATGTGCGCGAGGATCACGCTGATCCGGTCGTTTTCCGGCAGATCGATGAAAAAGCCGCGCGCCCACTGCCGCGGGAAGATCAGTTCGGCGAAACGCTGACCGCGCATCAGGCGTTCGGCGCCGTCGGCTTCGGTGCAGACAAACTCGGCGCAGGCCGCAGCCGTTTTGGCTTTGGCGTAACCGGCGACATCGAGACGGGCGGCGAGGTCGGAAATCTCCGAACAGACTTCGCCTTCGAAGCCGGGCCGGCAATGCATGAATAGGGTGTTCATTCTTACTCCTGGGCAGCAGTCGATGATTCGGCTGCTGCGCGATGCTCAAGCCTTGCGCTGCCGCAATGCCTGTCACGAAAACCGGCGCATGATAGCCGAAGTCGGAACCTTGGTTCCGCCCATAGAGTCCAGTTATTAGCCAGCTACTCAAAACAGGGCTAGGTTTAATGCTCTGTCCGTCCCCTCAGTCCGTAGCCGTGCGGACTCAAAGGAGTGATCGTAATGCCGTCCCTCGATAGTCTGAAGTCACTGAAAACCCTACAAATCGACGCCACGACCTACCATTATTTCAGCCTGCCGGAAGCCGCCAAAAGCCTGGGCGACCTCGACAAGTTGCCGATGTCGTTGAAGGTCTTGCTGGAAAACCTGCTGCGCTGGGAAGACGAAAAAACCGTGACCGGTGCCGACCTCAAGGCCATTGCCGCCTGGCTCAAGGAGCGCCGCTCCGATCGGGAAATCCAGTACCGCCCGGCTCGCGTGTTGATGCAGGATTTTACCGGCGTCCCTGCCGTAGTCGACCTCGCTGCGATGCGTGCGGCGATGGCCAAGGCCGGTGGCGACCCGCAACGGATCAATCCGTTGTCGCCGGTGGATCTGGTGATCGACCACTCGGTAATGGTCGACAAGTTTGGCAGCGCCAGTGCATTCGAACAGAACGTCGACATTGAAATGCAACGCAATGGCGAGCGCTATGCCTTCCTGCGCTGGGGCCAGAGTGCGTTCGATAACTTCAGTGTGGTACCGCCGGGCACCGGCATCTGCCACCAGGTCAACCTCGAATATCTCGGCCGCACCGTGTGGACCAAAGAAGAGGATGGCCGCACCTACGCCTTCCCCGATACGCTGGTCGGCACCGACTCTCACACCACTATGATCAATGGCCTCGGCGTGCTCGGCTGGGGCGTTGGCGGGATCGAAGCGGAAGCGGCGATGCTCGGGCAACCGGTGTCGATGCTGATTCCGGAGGTGATCGGCTTCAAACTCACCGGCAAGCTCAAGGAAGGCATCACCGCGACCGACCTGGTGCTGACCGTCACGCAGATGCTGCGCAAGAAAGGCGTGGTTGGCAAATTCGTCGAATTCTATGGCGATGGCCTCGCCGACCTGCCGTTGGCCGACCGCGCGACCATCGCCAACATGGCCCCGGAATACGGTGCGACTTGCGGCTTCTTCCCGGTCGACGATGTCACCCTGGAATACCTGCGCCTGTCCGGCCGGCCGCCAGAAGTGGTGAAACTCGTCGAGGCGTACACCAAGGCTCAAGGCCTGTGGCGTCTGCCGGGTCAGGAACCGGTGTTCACCGACAGCCTGGCCTTGGACATGGGCAGCGTCGAGGCCAGTCTCGCCGGGCCGAAACGCCCGCAGGATCGCGTCTCGCTGCCGAATGTGGCGCAGGCCTTCAGTGACTTCATCGACCTGCAATTCAAACCCACCAGCAAGGAAGAAGGACGCCTGGAAAGCGAGGGCGGTGGCGGCGTCGCCGTGGGCAATGCCGATCTGGTGGGCGAAGCGGATTACGAATATGACGGCAAAACCTATCGCCTGAAAAACGGTGCCGTGGTCATCGCCGCGATCACCTCGTGCACCAACACTTCCAACCCGAGCGTGATGATGGCGGCCGGGCTGCTGGCGAAAAAAGCTGTCGAGAAAGGCCTGACGCGCAAGCCGTGGGTGAAAAGCTCACTGGCCCCCGGTTCGAAAGTCGTCACCGACTATTACAAGGCTGCCGGGCTGACTCAGTACCTTGATCAGCTCGGGTTTTCTTTGGTCGGCTATGGCTGCACCACCTGCATCGGCAACTCCGGGCCGCTGCCGGACCCGATCGAGAAGGCCATTCAGAAAGCCGATCTGACCGTCGCGTCAGTACTGTCCGGTAATCGCAATTTCGAAGGCCGGGTGCACCCGCTGGTTAAAACCAACTGGCTGGCCTCGCCGCCGCTGGTCGTCGCCTATGCATTGGCTGGCAGCGTGCGCACGGATATCAGCAGCGAACCGCTGGGCGAGGATCAGCAAGGCAATCCGGTGTATCTGCGCGATATATGGCCAAGCAGCCGGGAAATCGCCGAGGCGGTGAATCAGGTCAACACGGCGATGTTCCACAAGGAATATGCCGAAGTGTTCGCCGGTGATGAGCAATGGCAAGCCATCGAGGTGCCGCAAGCGGCGACTTACGTGTGGCAGGACGATTCGACCTACATTCAGCATCCACCTTTCTTTGACGATATTTCCGGCCCTTTGCCGGAAGTCAAAGACGTCAAAGGTGCGCGGGTACTGGCCTTGCTCGGTGATTCGGTAACCACCGACCACATCTCCCCCGCCGGCAATATCAAGATCGACAGCCCGGCCGGGCGTTATCTGCAGGAAAAAGGCGTCGAGCCGCGTGATTTCAACTCCTATGGCTCACGTCGCGGTAATCACGAAGTGATGATGCGCGGGACCTTCGCCAATATTCGTATCCGCAACGAAATGCTCGGGGGCGAGGAAGGCGGCAACACGATCTACATACCCAGCGGGGAAAAACTGGCCATCTATGATGCGGCCATGAAGTATCAGGCTTCGGGCACGCCACTGGTGGTGATTGCCGGCCAGGAATATGGCACCGGGTCAAGCCGTGACTGGGCCGCAAAAGGTACCAATCTGCTGGGGGTCAAAGCGGTGATTGCGGAGAGTTTCGAGCGTATTCACCGCTCCAATCTGGTCGGCATGGGTGTGCTGCCGTTACAGTTCAAGCTTGACCAGAATCGCAAGAGTCTCAATCTGACTGGCAAGGAAACATTCGAGATTCAGGGGCTGAGCGGTGTCGAGTTGACGCCGCGGATGAATCTGCCTCTGGTGATTACTCGCGAGGATGGGCGTCAGGAGAAGATTGAAGTCTTGTGCCGGATTGATACGTTGAACGAGGTCGAGTACTTCAAATCGGGGGGGATTCTGCATTATGTGTTGCGGCAGTTGATTGCTTCGTAAGGAGCAACATTTGTGAAGCTGCCCTTGGCTGCGATTTTTTGACTTTGGCTTTCAAGAGCAAGATCAAAAGATCGCAGCCTTCGGCAGCTCCTACGTACAGACGAAAAAAAACCCGCCGAAGCGGGTTTTTCCCAAGACCATTATCGACTCCCTGTCGGCAGCGATCCTTGCAAATGGTCGATCATCCATGATCCTGAAACACTCCCTGTGTCTCAGTTGATGTGTGTAGATTACCCAGTGGATCCAATCAGCAATAGTCGTAAAAGCTACCAACGCGTGTAAGACATTCGCCATACAAACACTTCCGAAAAC
This genomic interval from Pseudomonas koreensis contains the following:
- the tusA gene encoding sulfurtransferase TusA, producing MSEMIDTPVDGTLDATGLNCPEPVMMLHQHIRDLVPGGLLKVIATDPSTKRDIPKFCVFLDHELVSQHEEAGTYLYWIRKKS
- a CDS encoding MATE family efflux transporter — protein: MNPVIDQPVAVSLTRPARIRLELKNLLALALPIIIAQLATTAMGFVDAVMAGRVGPKDLAAVALGNSIWVPVFLLMTGTLLATTPKVAQRFGAGKHSEIGPIVRQALWLALVVGLIATSMLVAAEPVLHLMKVDPELIGPCMQYLHGIASGLPAVAFYHVLRCTSDGIGRTRPAMVLGLCGLALNIPLNYIFIYGHFGVPAMGGVGCGWATAIVMWVMAVGLAGYERWAPAYRSSELFGRFDWPQWAVIKRLLSIGLPIGIAVFAESSIFAVIALLIGSLGATVVAGHQIALNVSSLVFMIPYSLGMAVTVRVGQALGREEPREARFAAGVGMGTALAYACLSASLMLLLREPIAAIYTADPTVIHIAAMLIVYSALFQFSDAIQVTAAGALRGYQDTRVTMILTLFAYWGIGLPVGYALGLSDWLGEPRGPSGLWQGLIVGLSCAALMLSIRLTRSARKRIRISRSAG
- the rlmM gene encoding 23S rRNA (cytidine(2498)-2'-O)-methyltransferase RlmM; protein product: MNTLFMHCRPGFEGEVCSEISDLAARLDVAGYAKAKTAAACAEFVCTEADGAERLMRGQRFAELIFPRQWARGFFIDLPENDRISVILAHMADFPVFGSLWLEVVDTNDGKELSNFCKKFEGPLRKALTAAGKLVEDASKPRLLLTFKSGREVFLGMADAGNSAMWPMGIPRLKFPREAPSRSTLKLEEAWHHFIPRDQWEDRLHSDMTGVDLGAAPGGWTWQLVNRGMLVTAIDNGPMAESLMETGLVQHLMADGFTFKPKQPVDWMVCDIVEKPARNAAMLEEWIGEGHCREAVVNLKLPMKQRYAEVKRLLERIADGFKARGIKVDIGCKQLYHDREEVTCHLRRHDTKKARSR
- the pdxB gene encoding 4-phosphoerythronate dehydrogenase PdxB, giving the protein MLIVADENIPLLDAFFAGFGEIRRVPGRSIDRATVEQADVLLVRSVTNVNRALLEGSKVRFVGTCTIGTDHLDLDYFNEAGICWSSAPGCNARGVVDYVLGSLMTLAEIEGVDLTQRTYGVVGAGEVGGRLVKVLKGLGWNVKVCDPPRQAAEGGDYVSVEQIIEQCDVISLHTPLTRSGDDATWHLFDRQRLQQLKQGAWLINAARGPVVDNAVLREVLLEREDLQAVLDVWEKEPEVDVALADLCVLATPHIAGYSLDGKQRGTAQIYQAFCAFMSQPAVIQLSDLLPAPWLSEVSLHGDSDPAWALAMLCRGVYDPRRDDADFRRSLVGNVAEQRAAFDVLRKQYPVRREIEGLKVRIEGDAPELRQIVEALGAIRVP